The Spodoptera frugiperda isolate SF20-4 chromosome 9, AGI-APGP_CSIRO_Sfru_2.0, whole genome shotgun sequence genome contains a region encoding:
- the LOC118271145 gene encoding E3 ubiquitin-protein ligase UBR1 isoform X6 has product MPRVWKKEENAVLKFTLPGRGDAVVELWRSKMEEGVLAPAHFLDHWRVTVPRIYSPQPNRTCLDWSFDEDLAAKLLIQPLEQFVWGNSDGSQPPLPRRSTLCGRVFKQGDPAYSCRECGMDNTCVLCVECFKVSAHRHHKYKMGQSSGGGCCDCGDTEAWKRDPFCELHAAAEDDKQEEATIKPEVVERMKIVASVTLTYCLRLLTHDHAPGLPNDLSTLTPSRLKDAERDLLQILDQPDCYCTVLYNDETHTFDQVITTLVRVTKCNQRDSLDLVSLIDREGRALVKCNSFQVCDKLKTDIEICTAMFERFTSRHGPGLKVLVMHAHVIAHQTFAMKLLHWLQNFVSQEPSLRLAVSQVALGEEVWGASTSVGGGGGVACGVMQNDSRMWKAARTAWHRLLIATTLMDYSTKRAMAILFTKNYGSILKDFIKDDHDHTFSISSLSVQLYTTPTLAHHLIAKHDALFVVMNTFISECNRRCNQQTGRLEFDRAHIPIPFKRAQFILYDVKYLLSSVPTTFDDDLRKGFMHGMSLMLNLLVMMQGMDSVVRQVGQHMEYEPEWESAFNLHVKLAHSITLSLEWCAAEKTLATALYRMALRKFSETYTPSPKVYYELGNQSASVIPYDVSTKPVSIHRPLSRYIAGLHLLLHNHGLSYHSKEFDRQDKPKPTPVELIEPVLQTMAMIGQVHAGMWRRNGFALINQLYFYQNVKCRAEMLDRDIVMLQIGASLIESNEFIIHVMNKFNLLDWARPDYEQRSLEDDNLRHTISMLEEFLGLLITIYGARYVPGVGEVTNEDRTMKEIIQMLCVKPMPHSELNRCLPEDQLHETGLEAVIHKVADFIKPTGGNNRGVYKLKPHLYDEYDTFFYHYTREELSRSEEEQRNRRKAAGLPECCPPPMLPKLAPPFRLIANLLQCDAVHHVLKTVLERALDLRARSFSETQVHKALHLIGYALRDEESGHYEFVQFAEGAARTGLAALLQQLAASPRLDAHRDLARWLHHKIRSLLGQTDEHIGDGENMDTDQEEKPTNDDAAETEKTRRAKLAAERRAKLMAQMKTQMNNFISKNATLFEETTTEVTAEEQELRPLYCGAALGVWGGGVPEPARICIMCQEEARVDLKTDPLVLVAFVQQSSVLNRLRVGPCGRVPAAWQHAWLPAGLGLQPHVSSCGHALHAACWRNYVDNVQDKENRRPYRGRQPAAFDVEKKEYLCPLCERLCNTALPLLPAPSIPPEPLPPLTEESYNESVSLILKLKHQVSSESVHVCTEFCEEMHCQARARSVGAMSSDMEDGEVVDATEIYVSTHAETILKREFLVHFEAEVPLYSDYAKGLIDDFAGILPVSDYGGFVSSAALYRSTSYTIISTNAVLQAENRPLLGELPARHRDTLQALIRLAAALPCVWSSPKHLSHHGLSTLNTLENTSPLTHEPFGTLVALVLTAPSLFCKVGGPARPTNLAKQFTLQCFRATLARALLVTDVTACKSEPMEGQEDFKNADLENLLPYMKELRNGVLEDNLNPTEVWQLIKSQCHTFLRCCCLFYHFLSDINAPEELTVVKGDTWESMCGYLDMPSTFKDLVDTPTTRKKISEWAGLSTEWFNGEIPAHVVTEPKEPPSLIPLPEDFSELMNLVSEFSCPNSEREDSKKPTMCLVCGQILCSQSYCCQADIPKWGRSGELQRVGAVVAHCASCGGGAGVFLRVRDCELLLLAAPARGAKLPAPYLDSYGETDQGLRRGNPLQLCPSRYEALRMLWLAHGLHERIARALDTNVLVTTTWQNL; this is encoded by the exons ATGCCAAGAGTATGGAAGAAGGAAGAAAACGCGGTTTTGAA GTTCACGTTGCCTGGCCGAGGTGACGCTGTGGTGGAGCTGTGGAGGTCGAAGATGGAGGAAGGTGTACTGGCGCCAGCGCACTTCCTGGACCACTGGAGGGTCACTGTTCCCAGGATATACTCTCCACAACCCAACAGGACTTGTCTAG ACTGGTCTTTCGACGAGGACTTAGCAGCCAAACTTCTAATTCAGCCCCTGGAGCAGTTTGTGTGGGGAAATAGTGATGGATCTCAGCCGCCGTTACCGCGACGGTCTACTCTTTGTGGCCGAGTCTTCAAGCAGGGTGATCCAGCGTACAGCTGTAGAGAATGCG GTATGGACAACACTTGCGTGTTGTGCGTGGAGTGTTTCAAAGTGTCTGCCCACCGGCACCATAAGTACAAGATGGGCCAGTCCAGCGGCGGGGGCTGCTGCGACTGCGGCGACACTGAGGCTTGGAAGAGGGATCCCTTCTGTGAGCTACATGCG GCCGCAGAAGACGACAAACAGGAGGAGGCTACGATAAAACCGGAGGTGGTGGAACGTATGAAGATAGTGGCGTCCGTCACCCTCACATACTGTCTGCGACTGCTGACACACGACCATGCGCCCGGACTGCCCAATGATCTCAG TACGTTAACCCCTTCCAGGTTGAAGGACGCGGAGCGCGACCTACTGCAGATTCTCGACCAACCAGACTGTTACTGCACAGTCCTCTATAACGACGAGACACACACGTTTGATCAG GTCATAACTACTTTAGTAAGAGTAACAAAATGTAACCAAAGGGATTCGCTGGACCTCGTGAGTTTGATAGACCGCGAAGGTCGAGCGCTGGTTAAATGCAACTCGTTTCAAGTTTGCGACAAACTGAAGACTGATATAGAGAT CTGTACGGCGATGTTCGAAAGGTTCACGTCGCGCCACGGGCCCGGCCTCAAGGTGCTCGTCATGCACGCCCACGTCATCGCGCATCAGACCTTCGCTATGAAACTACTGCATTG GTTACAAAACTTCGTCAGTCAAGAACCAAGTCTTCGGCTGGCCGTTAGTCAAGTGGCGCTTGGGGAAGAAGTTTGGGGGGCTAGCACATCGGTAGGGGGTGGTGGCGGGGTCGCCTGTGGGGTCATGCAGAACGACTCACGCATGTGGAAAGCCGCCCGCACCGCCTGGCACAGGCTACTCATCGCCACGACCCTGATGGACTACTCAACCAAGAGGGCCATGGCCATACTGTTCACTAAGAATTATg GTTCAATCCTCAAGGATTTCATCAAAGATGACCACGACCACACATTCTCGATATCTTCGCTCTCGGTACAGCTGTACACCACGCCGACCTTGGCGCACCATCTCATCGCGAAACACGACGCGCTATTTGTGGTCATGAATACCTTCATTAGCGAATGTAATCGACGCTGTAACCAACAAacg GGTCGCCTAGAATTCGACAGGGCGCACATTCCAATTCCGTTTAAGCGTGCGCAGTTTATACTGTACGACGTGAAGTACCTCCTCAGTTCCGTCCCCACTACCTTCGACGACGACCTTCGCAAGGGATTCATGCATGGCATGTCCCTCATGCTGAACCTACTTGTCATGATGCAAGGCATGGACTCCGTTGTCAGACAG GTCGGTCAACATATGGAGTACGAGCCAGAATGGGAGTCTGCTTTCAATCTGCATGTTAAACTAGCGCACAGCATCACGCTATCGTTGGAATGGTGCGCGGCAGAGAAGACCCTGGCCACGGCCCTGTACCGCATGGCGCTCAGGAAATTCAGCGAGACTTACACTCCATCGCCCAAGGTTTACTATG AGCTGGGCAACCAGAGCGCGTCAGTGATCCCGTATGATGTGTCTACTAAACCCGTGTCCATCCACCGTCCACTGTCGCGGTACATCGCGGGCCTGCATCTACTGCTGCACAACCACGGCCTGTCGTACCACAGCAAGGAGTTCGACCGACAGGACAAACCTAAACCCACGCCTGTTGAACTCATTG AGCCAGTCCTGCAGACGATGGCGATGATAGGGCAGGTGCACGCGGGCATGTGGCGCCGCAACGGGTTCGCCCTCATCAACCAGCTCTACTTCTACCAGAACGTCAAGTGTCGCGCCGAGATGCTCGACAGAGACATCGTCATGTTGCAG ATCGGGGCATCTCTGATAGAGAGCAACGAATTCATAATACACGTTATGAATAAGTTCAACTTGTTGGACTGGGCGCGGCCCGACTATGAGCAACGCAGCCTGGAGGACGACAACCTCAGACATACCATCTCCATGCTTGAAGAGTTCCTAGGACTACTCATCACCA TCTACGGCGCCCGCTACGTGCCCGGCGTGGGCGAGGTGACCAACGAGGACCGAACCATGAAGGAGATCATACAGATGCTGTGTGTCAAGCCCATGCCACACTCGGAACTCAACAG ATGTCTCCCAGAAGACCAGCTCCACGAGACTGGTTTAGAAGCCGTCATCCACAAGGTGGCAGACTTCATCAAGCCCACCGGTGGGAATAACCGCGGCGTTTACAAGTTAAAGCCGCACTTGTACGACGAGTACGACACCTTCTTCTACCACTACACCAGGGAGGAACTGTCCAGGAGTGAGGAGGAGCAGAGGAACAGGAGGAAGGCTGCAG GTCTTCCAGAATGCTGTCCCCCTCCAATGCTCCCAAAGTTGGCGCCTCCATTCCGCCTGATAGCCAACCTGCTGCAATGTGATGCGGTCCACCATGTATTGAAGACTGTGCTCGAACGGGCCTTAGACCTTAGGGCCAGGTCCTTCTCCGAGACACAAGTACATAAG GCGCTGCACCTGATAGGCTACGCGCTGCGCGACGAGGAGAGCGGGCACTACGAGTTCGTGCAGTTCGCGGAGGGGGCCGCCCGTACTGGGCTCGCTGCCCTGCTGCAGCAGCTGGCCGCCAGCCCGCGCCTCGACGCGCACCGCGACCTCGCGCGCTGGCTGCACCACAAGATACG ATCTCTGCTTGGACAGACCGATGAACACATCGGTGACGGCGAGAACATGGACACGGACCAGGAGgagaaacctaccaacgacgaTGCGGCCG aaacagAAAAGACACGTCGCGCCAAGTTAGCCGCAGAAAGACGTGCTAAGCTGATGGCACAGATGAAGACGCAGATGAACAACTTCATATCAAAGAACGCCACACTCTTCGAGGAGACCACTACTGAG GTGACGGCGGAGGAGCAGGAGCTTCGTCCGTTGTACTGCGGCGCGGCGCTCGGCGTCTGGGGGGGCGGAGTACCCGAGCCCGCGCGCATCTGTATCATGTGCCAGGAGGAG GCTCGCGTAGATCTGAAAACGGACCCACTGGTCCTGGTAGCGTTCGTGCAGCAGTCGAGCGTGCTGAACCGCTTGCGGGTGGGGCCGTGCGGGCGCGTGCCGGCGGCGTGGCAGCACGCGTGGCTGCCGGCCGGGCTGGGCCTGCAGCCGCACGTGTCCAGCTGTGGACACGCGCTGCACGCCGCCTGCTGGAGGAACTACGTCGACAACGTGCAGGACAAGGAGAACAGGAG ACCATATCGCGGCCGCCAACCAGCAGCATTTGACGTTGAAAAGAAAGAATACCTGTGTCCTCTATGCGAGCGACTCTGTAACACTGCACTACCTCTGCTCCCCGCACCGTCCATACCACCAGAACCCTTACCACCACTGACCGAAGAAAGTTACAATGAGTCAGTCAGCCTGATCCTCAAACTAAAGCACCAAGTCAGCTCCGAATCCGTTCACGTTTGCACTGAATTCTGTGAGGAAATGCACTGCCAAGCCCGAGCCAGGAGCGTTGGAGCAATGTCCTCAGACATGGAGGACGGGGAAGTAGTTGATGCAACTGAAATCTACGTCTCCACACACGCTGAAACCATTCTAAAACGGGAGTTCTTAGTCCACTTCGAAGCTGAAGTACCCCTCTACAGTGATTACGCTAAAGGGTTGATTGACGATTTCGCTGGT ATACTTCCAGTGTCAGACTACGGCGGCTTCGTATCAAGTGCTGCCCTCTACAGGTCCACATCGTACACTATAATCAGCACTAACGCGGTCTTACAAGCCGAGAACAGGCCGTTACTGGGCGAGCTGCCGGCCAGACATAGGGACACTCTACAGGCACTGATCAGACTGGCAGCGGCTTTGCCTTGTGTCTGGTCGTCCCCCAAACACCTCTCACACCACGGACTCAGCACTCTAAACACTCTAGAGAACACCTCTCCACTCACTCACGAACCATTCGGTACTCTAGTCGCCCTAGTTCTAACCGCTCCGAGTCTCTTCTGCAAAGTAGGAGGGCCGGCCCGGCCGACCAACCTCGCCAAGCAATTCACACTGCAATGCTTCCGAGCCACGCTAGCCCGGGCACTGCTCGTTACTGACGTCACTGCTTGCAAGAGCGAGCCCATGGAAGGCCAGGAGGACTTCAAGAACGCAGACTTAGAGAACCTTCTTCCTTACATGAAGGAGTTACGGAATGGAGTGCTAGAAGATAACTTGAACCCAACAGAAGTATGGCAGTTGATCAAAAGTCAGTGCCATACGTTCTTGCGCTGCTGTTGTCTGTTCTACCACTTTTTGAGTGACATCAACGCGCCTGAAGAGTTGACTGTAGTGAAGGGAGATACTTGGGAGTCTATGTGCGGGTACCTGGACATGCCGAGTACCTTCAAAGACCTGGTGGATACTCCTACAACCAGGAAGAAGATCTCAGAATGGGCTGGACTGTCCACGGAGTGGTTTAACGGAGAGATTCCTGCTCATGTCGTCACTGAACCTAAGGAGCCTCCTAG TTTGATCCCGTTACCAGAAGACTTCTCGGAACTGATGAATTTGGTGTCGGAATTCTCGTGTCCCAACTCGGAGCGCGAGGACAGCAAGAAGCCGACCATGTGCCTCGTCTGCGGACAGATACTGTGCTCACAGAGCTACTGCTGCCAGGCTGACATACCCAAG TGGGGTCGCAGCGGGGAGCTGCAGCGTGTGGGTGCAGTGGTGGCGCACTGCGCCAgctgcggcggcggcgccggcgTCTTCCTGCGCGTGCGCGACTGCGAGCTACTGCTGCTGGCCGCGCCCGCCCGGGGCGCCAAGCTGCCCGCGCCATACCTCGACTCCTACGGGGAAACTGACCAG GGCCTGCGGCGCGGCAACCCGCTGCAGCTGTGCCCGTCCCGCTACGAGGCGCTGCGCATGCTGTGGCTGGCGCACGGCCTGCACGAGCGCATCGCGCGCGCACTCGACACCAACGTGCTCGTCACCACCACCTGGCAGAACCTTTGA
- the LOC118271145 gene encoding E3 ubiquitin-protein ligase UBR1 isoform X4 encodes MSSPPPVQLEVEVGDESMEDDAADMIPADRFTLPGRGDAVVELWRSKMEEGVLAPAHFLDHWRVTVPRIYSPQPNRTCLDWSFDEDLAAKLLIQPLEQFVWGNSDGSQPPLPRRSTLCGRVFKQGDPAYSCRECGMDNTCVLCVECFKVSAHRHHKYKMGQSSGGGCCDCGDTEAWKRDPFCELHAAAEDDKQEEATIKPEVVERMKIVASVTLTYCLRLLTHDHAPGLPNDLSTLTPSRLKDAERDLLQILDQPDCYCTVLYNDETHTFDQVITTLVRVTKCNQRDSLDLVSLIDREGRALVKCNSFQVCDKLKTDIEICTAMFERFTSRHGPGLKVLVMHAHVIAHQTFAMKLLHWLQNFVSQEPSLRLAVSQVALGEEVWGASTSVGGGGGVACGVMQNDSRMWKAARTAWHRLLIATTLMDYSTKRAMAILFTKNYGSILKDFIKDDHDHTFSISSLSVQLYTTPTLAHHLIAKHDALFVVMNTFISECNRRCNQQTGRLEFDRAHIPIPFKRAQFILYDVKYLLSSVPTTFDDDLRKGFMHGMSLMLNLLVMMQGMDSVVRQVGQHMEYEPEWESAFNLHVKLAHSITLSLEWCAAEKTLATALYRMALRKFSETYTPSPKVYYELGNQSASVIPYDVSTKPVSIHRPLSRYIAGLHLLLHNHGLSYHSKEFDRQDKPKPTPVELIEPVLQTMAMIGQVHAGMWRRNGFALINQLYFYQNVKCRAEMLDRDIVMLQIGASLIESNEFIIHVMNKFNLLDWARPDYEQRSLEDDNLRHTISMLEEFLGLLITIYGARYVPGVGEVTNEDRTMKEIIQMLCVKPMPHSELNRCLPEDQLHETGLEAVIHKVADFIKPTGGNNRGVYKLKPHLYDEYDTFFYHYTREELSRSEEEQRNRRKAAGLPECCPPPMLPKLAPPFRLIANLLQCDAVHHVLKTVLERALDLRARSFSETQVHKALHLIGYALRDEESGHYEFVQFAEGAARTGLAALLQQLAASPRLDAHRDLARWLHHKIRSLLGQTDEHIGDGENMDTDQEEKPTNDDAAETEKTRRAKLAAERRAKLMAQMKTQMNNFISKNATLFEETTTEVTAEEQELRPLYCGAALGVWGGGVPEPARICIMCQEEARVDLKTDPLVLVAFVQQSSVLNRLRVGPCGRVPAAWQHAWLPAGLGLQPHVSSCGHALHAACWRNYVDNVQDKENRRPYRGRQPAAFDVEKKEYLCPLCERLCNTALPLLPAPSIPPEPLPPLTEESYNESVSLILKLKHQVSSESVHVCTEFCEEMHCQARARSVGAMSSDMEDGEVVDATEIYVSTHAETILKREFLVHFEAEVPLYSDYAKGLIDDFAGILPVSDYGGFVSSAALYRSTSYTIISTNAVLQAENRPLLGELPARHRDTLQALIRLAAALPCVWSSPKHLSHHGLSTLNTLENTSPLTHEPFGTLVALVLTAPSLFCKVGGPARPTNLAKQFTLQCFRATLARALLVTDVTACKSEPMEGQEDFKNADLENLLPYMKELRNGVLEDNLNPTEVWQLIKSQCHTFLRCCCLFYHFLSDINAPEELTVVKGDTWESMCGYLDMPSTFKDLVDTPTTRKKISEWAGLSTEWFNGEIPAHVVTEPKEPPSLIPLPEDFSELMNLVSEFSCPNSEREDSKKPTMCLVCGQILCSQSYCCQADIPKWGRSGELQRVGAVVAHCASCGGGAGVFLRVRDCELLLLAAPARGAKLPAPYLDSYGETDQGLRRGNPLQLCPSRYEALRMLWLAHGLHERIARALDTNVLVTTTWQNL; translated from the exons GTTCACGTTGCCTGGCCGAGGTGACGCTGTGGTGGAGCTGTGGAGGTCGAAGATGGAGGAAGGTGTACTGGCGCCAGCGCACTTCCTGGACCACTGGAGGGTCACTGTTCCCAGGATATACTCTCCACAACCCAACAGGACTTGTCTAG ACTGGTCTTTCGACGAGGACTTAGCAGCCAAACTTCTAATTCAGCCCCTGGAGCAGTTTGTGTGGGGAAATAGTGATGGATCTCAGCCGCCGTTACCGCGACGGTCTACTCTTTGTGGCCGAGTCTTCAAGCAGGGTGATCCAGCGTACAGCTGTAGAGAATGCG GTATGGACAACACTTGCGTGTTGTGCGTGGAGTGTTTCAAAGTGTCTGCCCACCGGCACCATAAGTACAAGATGGGCCAGTCCAGCGGCGGGGGCTGCTGCGACTGCGGCGACACTGAGGCTTGGAAGAGGGATCCCTTCTGTGAGCTACATGCG GCCGCAGAAGACGACAAACAGGAGGAGGCTACGATAAAACCGGAGGTGGTGGAACGTATGAAGATAGTGGCGTCCGTCACCCTCACATACTGTCTGCGACTGCTGACACACGACCATGCGCCCGGACTGCCCAATGATCTCAG TACGTTAACCCCTTCCAGGTTGAAGGACGCGGAGCGCGACCTACTGCAGATTCTCGACCAACCAGACTGTTACTGCACAGTCCTCTATAACGACGAGACACACACGTTTGATCAG GTCATAACTACTTTAGTAAGAGTAACAAAATGTAACCAAAGGGATTCGCTGGACCTCGTGAGTTTGATAGACCGCGAAGGTCGAGCGCTGGTTAAATGCAACTCGTTTCAAGTTTGCGACAAACTGAAGACTGATATAGAGAT CTGTACGGCGATGTTCGAAAGGTTCACGTCGCGCCACGGGCCCGGCCTCAAGGTGCTCGTCATGCACGCCCACGTCATCGCGCATCAGACCTTCGCTATGAAACTACTGCATTG GTTACAAAACTTCGTCAGTCAAGAACCAAGTCTTCGGCTGGCCGTTAGTCAAGTGGCGCTTGGGGAAGAAGTTTGGGGGGCTAGCACATCGGTAGGGGGTGGTGGCGGGGTCGCCTGTGGGGTCATGCAGAACGACTCACGCATGTGGAAAGCCGCCCGCACCGCCTGGCACAGGCTACTCATCGCCACGACCCTGATGGACTACTCAACCAAGAGGGCCATGGCCATACTGTTCACTAAGAATTATg GTTCAATCCTCAAGGATTTCATCAAAGATGACCACGACCACACATTCTCGATATCTTCGCTCTCGGTACAGCTGTACACCACGCCGACCTTGGCGCACCATCTCATCGCGAAACACGACGCGCTATTTGTGGTCATGAATACCTTCATTAGCGAATGTAATCGACGCTGTAACCAACAAacg GGTCGCCTAGAATTCGACAGGGCGCACATTCCAATTCCGTTTAAGCGTGCGCAGTTTATACTGTACGACGTGAAGTACCTCCTCAGTTCCGTCCCCACTACCTTCGACGACGACCTTCGCAAGGGATTCATGCATGGCATGTCCCTCATGCTGAACCTACTTGTCATGATGCAAGGCATGGACTCCGTTGTCAGACAG GTCGGTCAACATATGGAGTACGAGCCAGAATGGGAGTCTGCTTTCAATCTGCATGTTAAACTAGCGCACAGCATCACGCTATCGTTGGAATGGTGCGCGGCAGAGAAGACCCTGGCCACGGCCCTGTACCGCATGGCGCTCAGGAAATTCAGCGAGACTTACACTCCATCGCCCAAGGTTTACTATG AGCTGGGCAACCAGAGCGCGTCAGTGATCCCGTATGATGTGTCTACTAAACCCGTGTCCATCCACCGTCCACTGTCGCGGTACATCGCGGGCCTGCATCTACTGCTGCACAACCACGGCCTGTCGTACCACAGCAAGGAGTTCGACCGACAGGACAAACCTAAACCCACGCCTGTTGAACTCATTG AGCCAGTCCTGCAGACGATGGCGATGATAGGGCAGGTGCACGCGGGCATGTGGCGCCGCAACGGGTTCGCCCTCATCAACCAGCTCTACTTCTACCAGAACGTCAAGTGTCGCGCCGAGATGCTCGACAGAGACATCGTCATGTTGCAG ATCGGGGCATCTCTGATAGAGAGCAACGAATTCATAATACACGTTATGAATAAGTTCAACTTGTTGGACTGGGCGCGGCCCGACTATGAGCAACGCAGCCTGGAGGACGACAACCTCAGACATACCATCTCCATGCTTGAAGAGTTCCTAGGACTACTCATCACCA TCTACGGCGCCCGCTACGTGCCCGGCGTGGGCGAGGTGACCAACGAGGACCGAACCATGAAGGAGATCATACAGATGCTGTGTGTCAAGCCCATGCCACACTCGGAACTCAACAG ATGTCTCCCAGAAGACCAGCTCCACGAGACTGGTTTAGAAGCCGTCATCCACAAGGTGGCAGACTTCATCAAGCCCACCGGTGGGAATAACCGCGGCGTTTACAAGTTAAAGCCGCACTTGTACGACGAGTACGACACCTTCTTCTACCACTACACCAGGGAGGAACTGTCCAGGAGTGAGGAGGAGCAGAGGAACAGGAGGAAGGCTGCAG GTCTTCCAGAATGCTGTCCCCCTCCAATGCTCCCAAAGTTGGCGCCTCCATTCCGCCTGATAGCCAACCTGCTGCAATGTGATGCGGTCCACCATGTATTGAAGACTGTGCTCGAACGGGCCTTAGACCTTAGGGCCAGGTCCTTCTCCGAGACACAAGTACATAAG GCGCTGCACCTGATAGGCTACGCGCTGCGCGACGAGGAGAGCGGGCACTACGAGTTCGTGCAGTTCGCGGAGGGGGCCGCCCGTACTGGGCTCGCTGCCCTGCTGCAGCAGCTGGCCGCCAGCCCGCGCCTCGACGCGCACCGCGACCTCGCGCGCTGGCTGCACCACAAGATACG ATCTCTGCTTGGACAGACCGATGAACACATCGGTGACGGCGAGAACATGGACACGGACCAGGAGgagaaacctaccaacgacgaTGCGGCCG aaacagAAAAGACACGTCGCGCCAAGTTAGCCGCAGAAAGACGTGCTAAGCTGATGGCACAGATGAAGACGCAGATGAACAACTTCATATCAAAGAACGCCACACTCTTCGAGGAGACCACTACTGAG GTGACGGCGGAGGAGCAGGAGCTTCGTCCGTTGTACTGCGGCGCGGCGCTCGGCGTCTGGGGGGGCGGAGTACCCGAGCCCGCGCGCATCTGTATCATGTGCCAGGAGGAG GCTCGCGTAGATCTGAAAACGGACCCACTGGTCCTGGTAGCGTTCGTGCAGCAGTCGAGCGTGCTGAACCGCTTGCGGGTGGGGCCGTGCGGGCGCGTGCCGGCGGCGTGGCAGCACGCGTGGCTGCCGGCCGGGCTGGGCCTGCAGCCGCACGTGTCCAGCTGTGGACACGCGCTGCACGCCGCCTGCTGGAGGAACTACGTCGACAACGTGCAGGACAAGGAGAACAGGAG ACCATATCGCGGCCGCCAACCAGCAGCATTTGACGTTGAAAAGAAAGAATACCTGTGTCCTCTATGCGAGCGACTCTGTAACACTGCACTACCTCTGCTCCCCGCACCGTCCATACCACCAGAACCCTTACCACCACTGACCGAAGAAAGTTACAATGAGTCAGTCAGCCTGATCCTCAAACTAAAGCACCAAGTCAGCTCCGAATCCGTTCACGTTTGCACTGAATTCTGTGAGGAAATGCACTGCCAAGCCCGAGCCAGGAGCGTTGGAGCAATGTCCTCAGACATGGAGGACGGGGAAGTAGTTGATGCAACTGAAATCTACGTCTCCACACACGCTGAAACCATTCTAAAACGGGAGTTCTTAGTCCACTTCGAAGCTGAAGTACCCCTCTACAGTGATTACGCTAAAGGGTTGATTGACGATTTCGCTGGT ATACTTCCAGTGTCAGACTACGGCGGCTTCGTATCAAGTGCTGCCCTCTACAGGTCCACATCGTACACTATAATCAGCACTAACGCGGTCTTACAAGCCGAGAACAGGCCGTTACTGGGCGAGCTGCCGGCCAGACATAGGGACACTCTACAGGCACTGATCAGACTGGCAGCGGCTTTGCCTTGTGTCTGGTCGTCCCCCAAACACCTCTCACACCACGGACTCAGCACTCTAAACACTCTAGAGAACACCTCTCCACTCACTCACGAACCATTCGGTACTCTAGTCGCCCTAGTTCTAACCGCTCCGAGTCTCTTCTGCAAAGTAGGAGGGCCGGCCCGGCCGACCAACCTCGCCAAGCAATTCACACTGCAATGCTTCCGAGCCACGCTAGCCCGGGCACTGCTCGTTACTGACGTCACTGCTTGCAAGAGCGAGCCCATGGAAGGCCAGGAGGACTTCAAGAACGCAGACTTAGAGAACCTTCTTCCTTACATGAAGGAGTTACGGAATGGAGTGCTAGAAGATAACTTGAACCCAACAGAAGTATGGCAGTTGATCAAAAGTCAGTGCCATACGTTCTTGCGCTGCTGTTGTCTGTTCTACCACTTTTTGAGTGACATCAACGCGCCTGAAGAGTTGACTGTAGTGAAGGGAGATACTTGGGAGTCTATGTGCGGGTACCTGGACATGCCGAGTACCTTCAAAGACCTGGTGGATACTCCTACAACCAGGAAGAAGATCTCAGAATGGGCTGGACTGTCCACGGAGTGGTTTAACGGAGAGATTCCTGCTCATGTCGTCACTGAACCTAAGGAGCCTCCTAG TTTGATCCCGTTACCAGAAGACTTCTCGGAACTGATGAATTTGGTGTCGGAATTCTCGTGTCCCAACTCGGAGCGCGAGGACAGCAAGAAGCCGACCATGTGCCTCGTCTGCGGACAGATACTGTGCTCACAGAGCTACTGCTGCCAGGCTGACATACCCAAG TGGGGTCGCAGCGGGGAGCTGCAGCGTGTGGGTGCAGTGGTGGCGCACTGCGCCAgctgcggcggcggcgccggcgTCTTCCTGCGCGTGCGCGACTGCGAGCTACTGCTGCTGGCCGCGCCCGCCCGGGGCGCCAAGCTGCCCGCGCCATACCTCGACTCCTACGGGGAAACTGACCAG GGCCTGCGGCGCGGCAACCCGCTGCAGCTGTGCCCGTCCCGCTACGAGGCGCTGCGCATGCTGTGGCTGGCGCACGGCCTGCACGAGCGCATCGCGCGCGCACTCGACACCAACGTGCTCGTCACCACCACCTGGCAGAACCTTTGA